One Microbacterium marinum genomic window, CTCGGCCGATTCAAGGTCCTGCCGCGCCTGCGCGATCGGCAGTGCCGAGTCGGACTTTCGCGCTTCGGCGACCTGGGAAGCGAGGCGCTGATCGCGCATGACCCTGTTCATGAACTGGAAGCACTGAAGCCCAGTGGCGTCGGAGGCGACGAACTCCAGCCCGTCGACAAGGCGTTGGTGCGCCTGCCGCGCCTCCCACAGCACCACATCGGCGATCTCTTGCAGGTGCTCGGGAAGCTGTGCCGCCACCCCTTCCTGCCGGTCGAGCCACGCCCCATAGCCGGAGACCAAGGGAGCAAGCCCGGCGCGCAACTCGTCAGAACCGACGGAGGCCAGCGTCTTCATCGACAGCGTCGCACCCTCAACCTCGCCGGCCCTAGTCTGCGGAGTCTCGGCCTTCGGCAACCACGTCGTCGACACCGACGTCGCGCGCCGCGAACCCTTGCGCACAACCCAGTCGGCCGAGCAGGTGCGGCCGATCGCGAACTCGAGCCGGTCCTTGTACTGGAGGTCGAGCCGCCGCACCTCGTCGTCGTGCTCGGGCCAGTCCTGTTCCAGCACGTCTCGCACCGGCAAGAATGCCTCAGCGCCACCGGCGTCGATGAGAAGCTTCGTCTGGAACATCCACATGTTCGACGGGATAGGAAGTGGCGTCTCGCGGTCGTTGCACAGCGCGATCTCCACGAGCACCCGACCAAACTCGGCGTCGTCGTAGCGATCGATCCGCAGGCAGATCGCATCGCGCAACACAACCGTCTCGGTGCGACCGGGAGTCAGCGCAGCGAGAGTGATGGTCCGGGTTTCCTCGATCGGCGAGCGCTGGTACTTCCGAATGGGTCGCCCGGCCTTCGACACGTCGTCGGTCTCGACCGTCTCGTAGGTGCCCCACGACGCCGTGACGTGGAACGACTCGAGATCGCTGGGCACCTGGAATCGCAGCCCCATCGACGCCGGGATCATCAACCCTTGCTTGGGTGCGCGGTCCTCGACGTCGTCCTCTTCGGCATCCGCCTCGCTCTCGTCGGCCGCAACCGTCGGGACTCCGCGCCCTTCGGTCACACCGTCCTCGTCGAGACGCACCTCGGCCAGGTCGTCGGCGTCGTCCTGGTCGAGTCCCGAGCCATCGGTGGTCGTGAGTTTGACCGGCGCGATCAGCCCGACGAGGTACATCTGCTTCGGGCTGAACGGGAGCAGTTCTTCGTCTCCGTGGATCGGCCCCAGCAGCTCGCGTTCCAAGATGTCCACAAGGTTCTCGCGCACGCCGAACGACGTGCCGTCGGTCGGGAAGTTGAGCACGTAGCCCGAGTCCGCTGGGGTGGGCGCGTCCGTGCTCTCTGCCATGGGCACCAGTCTGCCGCAGACCACTGACGTTGATCGGTGTCGGCCACGCGGATGTGGCTGTTACGACGACCACGTCAACAACACTCGCTCCTCGTCGAAGTAGCGACCGACGACGCCGCGTCGGATCACGAGCGTGTCCAACTGAGACACGAGCACCGCGCGCCGTGCCATGTCGTCATGGCCGGCGCGTGCCCATGCGTCGTCGACTGTGAGGTCGCCGATGAGTTCGTTGGCGCGCTCGATGAGGAGCCGGTCGATCAGGTAGTCGTCGAGCGCGGTGCGTCCGATCGTCTGGCGGCACTTCGGGCAGTAGAGCACGGGTCGCTTCTGGTTCGTGCCGCGGCAGAGGTGCACCGCGCACTCAGCGCACCGGGCCACGCGCGACAGGAACGCGCTCGTGGACTGGCGCTCGGCCTTCTTCCGGGCCTGAGGCACGGTCCGGGCGTCAAGCAACCGCTGCAAGGTCGCAAACTCCTCGGTCGTGATGATGGCGAGCGCCCGGCTGACGACCGGCCGTCCTCGTTCGTCTCGAAGCACGGCGAACGGGTCGACCCGCTTGGCGCTCTTGGCGCGGCCCGGGTTGTGCGGGGTCATCCCGGCCAGCACGGGGTTTCTCAGGAGGCCATCGACGGTCTGCCTGTTCCACGACGTGCTGCCCGATGTCCGCTCGGTGCGTCGCGCGGGAAGCGGGGCTCCGCTGTCAGTGAGCCAGGTAGCGATCGCGTTCACTGTGTCGCCGCTCAGTGCCTTGGCAACCGCGTCGGAGAGCCACCCGATTCGCTCGTCGTCCTTCACCAGCACACGGCCGGGACCGTCGGGGTTCGACACGGACTGATATCCATACGGGATGCCACCGCCGGGCCATCGGCCATCCTTGAGGATCTGTGCGCGGGCCGCTCGCACCCTGGCACGGATGGCTTCGGCTTCCATCTCGCCGAAGACCGCGAGCATGACCGCGAAGGCGCGGCCCTGGGGACTTGTCATGTCGATCGGGTCCTCTACGGCGACCAAACCAGCGCCGCGCTTCTGGAGGGTCTCGTCGGCGTGGAGGAAGTCGAGCACCCGACGGGCGAGCCGGTCGACCTTCCAGATGATGACGGCATCGAAGTCACGAGCAGCGAGCAGCGACTTCCACCCGTGACGCTCCTCGGGCCGGTTGGACGTGGCAGAGACACCGTCATCGACGAACTCGCCGACGATCTCCCACCCGCGGGCTTCGGCGTAGCGGCGGCAAGACTGGAGCTGACGAGCGATAGAGACGGACTCCTCCTTGGTGACACTGAGGCGGGCATACAGGACGCAGCGGCGTGCTTTGCTAAGGTTCATCGGGCCAGCGCATCGGCCTTGCCGTCGCAGTGCCACCTCGCTCTTGCAGGCAAACGGCACACTCGGCCTCATCGCGACGAACACAGTCGCCCAGGGCGACTCTCGCGAGGTCGGACTCGACGCGATGGTCGCTGCCGGGTTCACGATCACACGCGCAATCCAGAGTCGCTCGTGGCCCGCAGCGAGCGCCAAC contains:
- a CDS encoding recombinase family protein codes for the protein MNLSKARRCVLYARLSVTKEESVSIARQLQSCRRYAEARGWEIVGEFVDDGVSATSNRPEERHGWKSLLAARDFDAVIIWKVDRLARRVLDFLHADETLQKRGAGLVAVEDPIDMTSPQGRAFAVMLAVFGEMEAEAIRARVRAARAQILKDGRWPGGGIPYGYQSVSNPDGPGRVLVKDDERIGWLSDAVAKALSGDTVNAIATWLTDSGAPLPARRTERTSGSTSWNRQTVDGLLRNPVLAGMTPHNPGRAKSAKRVDPFAVLRDERGRPVVSRALAIITTEEFATLQRLLDARTVPQARKKAERQSTSAFLSRVARCAECAVHLCRGTNQKRPVLYCPKCRQTIGRTALDDYLIDRLLIERANELIGDLTVDDAWARAGHDDMARRAVLVSQLDTLVIRRGVVGRYFDEERVLLTWSS